The Flavobacterium sp. IMCC34852 genome contains the following window.
TATTGTTCCTCCCCAATATGCATTTTTGGTCAGCTTCAATTGGGAAAGGCTCAATGATATTTATGGGAATTATGATGTTTATATATGCCGTTCAATTTCCCAAAAAGAGATTGATAGCCTTGGCATTAGGATCATTTTTTATTTTCTCTATTCGATCGCATGTGATGTTTTTTATCATCATAGGAGTCTTGTTTGGCATCTTTTTCGGGAGTGATAAAAAACTGACAAAAGGAACTAAGGTATTTTTGATTTTTTCAGGAATGCTCTTTATTTATTTGGCTTGGAGTTCTATTTTGTCAGTGGCTAATTTAGAACAATCAGATGATTTGGTTAATGATTTTAATGAATTTGCTTATGCACGCTCTGAAGGTCTTTCCGAAAAAGCAGGATCGGGTTTGGATATGTCAAAATATTCTTTACCGGTAAAGCTTTTTACTTTTTGGTTTAGACCATTATTCATTGATGTACCAAGTTCAATGGGAATTTTTAGTTCGCTTGAGAATCTTTTATATTTACTCTTGTTTTTAAAAATTTGTAATAAATCATTCGTCAGGTTTATCAAGAAGGCACCATCAGTAGTTAAAATGAGTGCTATGATTTTTGTATTAACTTCCTTTGCCATGACCTTTATCATGTCTAATCTCGGGATTATTATGAGACAAAAAGCCCAAGTGATGTACTTTGCTTTCTTTGTTATTTATTATTTTTTAGCCTATGAAAAGGCGCGTAAAAGATATCTCAAGCAAAAACAACAAGATCATATAAAAGAACCTTTGCCTTTCGATAAACAAGAAACAACAGTAGTGGCATAATTATGAAAAAAGGCGCATTAGTCATATCGTTGGATTTCGAGTTAGTATGGGGCATTTTTGACCATATAGATTTGAAGGATAAAGTAGCTTATTTTGATAACACACTTAACGCTATTCCCAAAATGTTGGAAATTTTTGAGCGACATGATATGCGCGTTACTTGGGCTACCGTTGGGATGCTTTTTAATAAGAATTGGGAGGAATGGCAGAATAATATCCCGACTTTGTTACCTACTTACGACAATGCGATTTTGAATCCGTACACTTACGGAAATGCCCATCAAAAAAGCGGTTATGATCGGTTCTTTTTTGCGCCCGAGCTTATTAAAACCATTCAATCGGTCAAAGGGCAGGAAATAGGAACACATACCTACTCGCATTATTATTGTTTGGAAAAAGGACAAACCGTAGCGCAATTTGAAGCCGATTTGCAACAAGCCAACCTAATGGCTAACCAATTTAATCTTAAGTTGACTTCATTAGTTTTCCCTCGAAATCAATTCAATAAAAATTATTTGAAAGTTTGTTCCGAAAATCAAATAGAAACAGTACGCACCAATCCCGACGATTGGTATTGGGATACTACCAAAACAGATGCGCTGTTCTCCAAATTGGCCCGAACCGGTGATGCTTATTTGCCTTTTGGGAAAAAATCATATACTGCAGAAAGTGTTCATAAGGCAACTGTAGTTTGTCAAAAAGCCAGTCGTTTTTTAAGACCGCAACATCAAATTTCGGTTCTCAATTCACTGAGATTGTCACGTATAAAAAGTGAGATTGTAGGGGCTGCCCAAAACGGAGAAATTTATCATCTGTGGTGGCATCCGCATAATTTTGGTTTTGATACTGACAATGCACTCAAAGCACTTCAGGAAATTGCCTTGCTCTATCAGCATTGTAATCAGGTTTACGGAATGGAAAGTCTTACCATGAAACAAATAAGCGATAATAGTATATAAACTCAAGCATGAAAAATATAGCTGCTTTATTGTTTTCGAAACCATATAAAGGTTATGCAATATTATTTTTCTACCACCTGCTATTTATAGTTCTTGCCTACCAACTCAGGGTTTCAAGAACGGTTTCTGATGCCCATTTGTATTGGGGAAAAACACTTG
Protein-coding sequences here:
- a CDS encoding polysaccharide deacetylase family protein, which gives rise to MKKGALVISLDFELVWGIFDHIDLKDKVAYFDNTLNAIPKMLEIFERHDMRVTWATVGMLFNKNWEEWQNNIPTLLPTYDNAILNPYTYGNAHQKSGYDRFFFAPELIKTIQSVKGQEIGTHTYSHYYCLEKGQTVAQFEADLQQANLMANQFNLKLTSLVFPRNQFNKNYLKVCSENQIETVRTNPDDWYWDTTKTDALFSKLARTGDAYLPFGKKSYTAESVHKATVVCQKASRFLRPQHQISVLNSLRLSRIKSEIVGAAQNGEIYHLWWHPHNFGFDTDNALKALQEIALLYQHCNQVYGMESLTMKQISDNSI